The DNA segment TACCGTACCGCTTACGTTGCCGGTGTAGTCGTAGAACTCGGTGTGTGGCTGGCGCGAATTTATCCAGTAGCTTTCCTGATTGCCCCAGTCGCGGCCGGAAAGCAGCATAACCAGACCGGTTCCCGGTACGTCGGATAATCCTTCGCGCACATAGGCATACATGTGCTGCTGGTTACCGCTGTACTCATGACCAGGCCCGTAGGCAAAGTAACGGCGAGCCTCGATCAGCTTTTTCAGGGTGGGGGCCATGCCGAACTCGTCGTAATCGCGGGCAAAGACGGTTGGTACACCGCGGTCTCGCATCAGAATGTAGGCGTAGGCCTGATTCTTGTAGTTGATCACCTGGGGTGAGTTATACGGATTGCCTTCACGGCTGGTGTCGTGATTATCGACAAAGGTGACCGCACGGTCTCCGTAGGGGCTGTTAAGCAATCCGCCCCACCAGCGCATGTCCTTGCTGCCGCTGGAAAGTGCGACAAAGTCATCCCGCAGGCTGAAGTCAAAGGCGTTCAGGTGCCCTGTGCCTACATGATCCAGGTAGCCGCCGACGTCGTTCACCCAGGCCTCGGCAACATAAAAAATATCCTGATCGGTTGCCCACTGTACATGGTTAACCCAGCGGCGTACAAAGTCGCTGTCGACATGGGCTACGGCATCCATGCGGAAGCCGGCAAACCCGATATCGTTGATAATCCACTCGCCCCAGGCTTTCATTTCGTGGCGAATGTCCTGGCGGTTGTAGTCTACATCGTTGCCCATCAGATACGGGTCGTGAAAGGTGTTACCCCACCATTTATCGGGGAACAGCTGCCCGTCGATGCCGTTAAATGCGGTCCAGTCCCAGACGATATCGTGGTACAGGTAGCCCCAGCGGCTTTGGGTATAGTGGTGAGCACGACCTTGCAGATCAAAATTGGTCCATACATTGCCGTGTCCGGGGACATACTGCTGGCTGTCGGCACCCATCCGGTGGTTGAATACCACGTCGTAATATGAGTCGATGCCCAGGTTGCTCAGGTAGCTTACCGCATGCTCAAGCTGCCCGCGGGTCCCGTAGCGGGTGCCGACGGTACCCTTTTGATCGAACTCACCCAGATCCCAGAAGTCATATACATCGTAGCCGACGCTGAATCCACCAGCCATGCCTTTGGCTGCCGGCGGCAGCCAGACGGCGGTAATCCCGGCGTTGGCCAGCTCGTGGGCTTTGCGGTTCAGGTGTGTATTGCTGGAGGTAATCTGGCTCCAGAGACCCGGGTAGCTGTCCCAGTAAAAGAACTGATACATCGTATCGTTGACCATATGATCAGGAATATTTGGCAATGAACCCTGTGCAGTGCGACTCTGGGGTATGCTGTCGTCCTGTTGAACCGATGCCTGCTGAAGCGGATTGCTGCAGGCAGCTGTCAGAAACGCAAGGAATACCCAGATAACCGTATATTTATAAACCCTCATACATCCTCCATCTGTATGAAAGCCTACAATGGGTTTTTTGAGCCGTCAATTTAAATCTTTACTCAGTACCATTTCCCGCGTGAGGGATAGCAGGAGTGCGCAGCAGCAGGTAAACTCCTCGCACACGTACCGGGACCAGATTACGACTTAAAGGGTTTTCGCAGCTGTCGGCACAAGCGCATAATCGAGTTGCGCCCGGTGGTCAGGGCGATCGGTAGGCCGCCGGGGGGTTGCAGCCACTGCCCGCTCAGCACGAAGTTGTTCAGCCCCTTTATGCGACCGTTGTGCTCCATCATTTTACCCTGTACCGATGGGAAGAAGGCCATAAAGGCGCCACGCCAGGCGTTACAGTAACGCTGGTAGGTGCGCGGGGTTGCCACGTCCAGCAGCTCCAGCCGCCCGCGCAGTTCGGGGAAACGCTTCTCGGTGGCAGCAATCACCGCCTGTCCGACACGCTGTTTTTCACTCTTGTAGCTGCGCGTGTCCATGGCTGCCCAGGCATCGTAATCAGTATGAAACTGGTTGATGTCGAACACCAGCAGGCTGTGGCCCGGCGGCGCGAATTCCGGTTCATGGCTGAAGTGTTTCAGGGTAAGCCGTTCAATCGGGCTGGCGCCAACCGTGATTGGATCAATGGGGAAGTTCAGGCTCCACGGTATGCCGGTGTCGCCAACCTCGCTCATCAAGCCCTTGAACCCGACCGCGACCATTACCTCGCTGGCCAGCGGGTAGCGATCCGGCTGACGGAAGCGCTTTTCGTAGGCTTTGTCGTTGTAGCGTCCCTGCAACAGGGTGTGGTACACAAAGTGAGCATCACAGGCTGCAATAAAATGATCGCCGTCCCAGCGGCGCCCCTTTTTGTCGATCACTGCATTGACCTGCCGACCGCTGATCTCCAGTTCGGCCACCTCGCAGCCGGTCTCAAGCCGCCCGCCCAGTTGCCGGTAACGCTCCGCCATGCGCCGGGCCAGCGCCAGCGAACCTCCGGCAGGAATCGAAGCATCATCGTTGGTAAAACCGGCAATCGCAAAAAAGATCATCGCCGCGTTGTACTCTTTCGGCGCCATCGAGCCCAGCCCCTCGCGGAGCGCCGGACTGCCAAAACGCCCCGCCAGCTGTGGCAGACTCATTTTGCCGTACTTGCCAAGCACCCGACCGGCCTCTTTCATGGAAAGCAGCATCCTGATTCTTTCCAGTGGCCCCATCATGTCTGAAGGCTTGTCCACAGGCATTGCAAAGCCCTGCAGGCTGCGGACATCGCGACAGAACTCGCGGATAAACTCGGCATCATCCGGCGCCAGTTCGCACCATGAGCGTTCCAGTTTATCAAGATCGCGAAATATCTCGGCGTGTTGCCCATCCTGCTCAAAACACATAAAGCTGTCGGGGTGGATTATCTCGACCCCTTCCAGCGCCCCCACTTCTTTCCAGATTCGGTTCAGCTCGCTGCCGGGTTTGGTGCCGCTCAGCCAGTGGATGCAGCCATCGATATGGTAGCCCTTGCGATCCCAGCCGGTGCACTGACCCCCTGGCTGACTCAGTTTCTCCAGAATTACGCTGTCAAAGCCATTCAGCTGGGCATAAATACCTGCGCTCAGCCCGCCAATTCCGCCGCCGATAATTGTGATTTTTTTCATTGCTCTCTCCTGTTATTGCTCTGCTGCCTGGCCAGCACCAGCTCTGCACCGGTCTCCATAAGTAGTTCTTCCAGGTCGATCTCGTGTGCCCAGTCGGGCACCTGCTGATTGACGGTCATCAGGGTGAGTCCCAGTTGAAAGGCCCTCATCTGCAGGAGCAGGCGTTTGCGCTCATCACGATCCCAGTCAGCCAGCTCGGGATCGTCGCCCATCAAATCTATCAGCTGCTGGTCTTGCTGCTCGCTCGCCGGTAGCCAGGGATTGGGCTTGAGCACCAGTTCGCGCATCAGTACCGGATACTCCCGGGCAAATGCCAGACTGGCACGGCCAATCACCTCAAAAGTACTGCTCTGCCTGTCCCGGGCGGCCGCAAGGCGCTGCTCACGCTCAAGGAATTCCTGCGAAATCCCCAGCGTATGCTGAACCACTGCCTCGACAAGGTGATCTATCGTCGTAAACTGCGCATACAGTGGCGCAACCGAGCTGCCCAGAGCCGCCGCCACGCGCCGCGCAGTGATTGCATCCAGCCCTTCGGTCTTTGCCAGCGCAAAAGCCGCCTCGATAATCTCCTGACGTTCAAACCTCACACGTGGTGGCATACTGCCTCCTTTGTCGATAAATAACAAATGTTAGGTAACATAGGTAATATAAGGTGCGTGCGGTTGGTTGTCAAGGATTTTTGCTGGATTTTTCACCGGCTGGTCCCTGCTGTCCAATTGCTATCTGGCTGCCGGACTACTAAAATGTGTATGTGATGATCTGGTCATCTTTTTTGTCCGGCCTTGTGTTGGGGTTGGGCGTCTGCAGTTTGCACTGCTCGCTTATTCTGCTGCCGATGATGGCGCGGCTCAATAGTGACTGGCGCGGTGGTGTGCAGACGGCGCTGCTGTTCGGGATTGGCAAGGTGATTGCACTGTCGGTGTACGGGGGACTGGCGGCGCTGCTGGGGCTTTTGGTATACGATCTGCTGCACCATGCCTGGATAAGCCTGATTGCCGGGATGGTTGTTGCAGCGGTCGGGGTGTGGTTTCTGTTCAAAAGCGGATCATGCAGTTGTTCGGCTCGGCGTGGTTCGCCTTTGCTGCTGGGGCTGGTCGATGGTGTGGTGCCATGTGCTGCCACTACGGGCTTTATCCTGTTTATTTCGACCCAGGGATACTCGCTTGTCAGCGGGCTGCTGAGCGGTATGGCGTTCGGTGTTGGCACCTCTACCGGGCCGGTGCTGCTGGTAAGCGGCCTGGCGCCTCGGGTGTGGAAGCGACTGGCGGGTCGTCGCCATGCACAGCTGGTTTTGCGGGGTGTCGGTGCTGCAGTGTTTTTTGCGTGGGCCTTGTTGATTCTTGTCGGGGGCTGGGTATGATGCTGCAATCTCATAAGATGCACATAGCGGCCGGGGTAATGGGTTTTAGCGGTTTGCTGGCACAGATGCTGCTGTTGCGTGAACTGCTGATTGTATTTACCGGCAACGAGTTGAGTATCGGGTTGATTCTGACTGGCTGGTTGGCGGCCGAGGCGCTGGGGGCACTGATCGGCCGGCGTCTGACGGTTCGGCAGCTGGATGACCGGACCCTGCAGGATCGGCCGCAGCAGGACCGGCCGCTGGCCGAGAGGCCGCTGCCCGATTCTCGCCCCTGGCTGTTACGGCGGTATGTCCTGATGGCGGCTGGCTTCGGGCTGGCGCTGGTGCCGGCCATCTGGCTGGTGCGGTCGATCAAACCGTGGTTGGGGATATCGGTCGGAACCGTTCCGGGGTTGGGGCCGGTTGCCGGGCTGGGCCTGTTGATTATGCTGCCGGTTGGTCTTACGCATGGTGCGTTGTTTTCGCTGGCGTGCGGGGCGGCTGGTGACAGGGCCGGCAGAGCCCAGGGTGATCATTCCAGCAGCATTTACATAATGGAGTCGGCCGGTACGGTGATTGCCGGGGTGGTGTGGACGCTTGTTCTGGTGCACTGGATCAATGCCTTTCAGGTGGCTTTCGGGGTGCTGGCGATTAATGCAGCCCTGGTGGTGTATCTGTGGCGACCGGCAGGCGCAAGGCTGCAGATTTCGCCAAAAGCCGCTGCGCTTGCGGGAACGGCTGTGCTGGGGTGTGTAGTGCTGGCGGGTGTGGGCAGCGCATGGTTACAGGACATTTCGGTGGCTGCCCTGTGGCAGAATCAGCAGGTTGTTCATTATGAAAACTCGCGACATCGCAATATTGTGGTTACTGACAATCAGGGCCAGTTTACGTTCTTTACCGATGGTTCGCCTGCCTTTAGCATGCCGGAGCCAGACAGTGATCTGGTCGAGGCACTGGTGCACATTCCGATGATCGCTCATCAGCAGCCGGAGCGGGTTTTGCTGATTGGCGGTGGTGCGGGAGGGTACCTGGATGCAGTACTGCAGCATCCATCGGTCCGCCAGGTCGAGTACCATGAGCTTGATCCCCGCATGCTTCAGCTGCAGCGTGATTTTGCCGCAGGCGATGCTGTGTCTGGCATCGATGATGAGCGGGTACGAGCGCGGGCGGTCGACAGCCGGGTTGCCATACGGGGGGATACGCGTGGCTTTGACGTTATCTTTTCGCGCTACGTTGACCCGGCAAATCTGCACAGCAGCCGCTACTTCAGTCTTGAATTTTTCCGATTGGCTGCCCGGCAGCTGAATGAGGACGGGATGCTGGTTCTTGGGTTCCCCGGCCTTGTGGGGCACCTGAATCAGCCGCTGCAGGCGCTGGCTGCGGTCAGTTACCGGGGCTTGCAGCAGTATTTTCCGTACGTCCGGGCTTTTCCGGGCGGCAGTGAATCTTTTCTGGTGGCATCTTTCGATCCGGTGATAACTGTGCTGGATGCAGATGCGTTTGGCAGTCGGCTCCGGCAGCGGGGCATGCTGGACGCCGTTGCTGTACCATGGCATATCGAGCAGCGGCTGCATCCGCGATGGCATGGCTGGTTTCTGGACTTTGTTCATGGGGACGATGCCGGAGGTTCGCTGGTAAGCCGTGACTTCAGACCCCTGGCGCTGTTTCTGAGTCTGGCTCACTGGAGCAGCCTGAATGCCCCGGTGGCCGGTCGTGTGCTGGAGTATCTGTATACAGTGCATCCTGTGTTGATTGTGCTGGGGGTGTTGCTGGTGCTGTTGGTACCGGTGCTGCTCATGACCCGCCGCAGCCCTGGGCATTACCGCCGGGTTATTCCGGCGGTAACCGGTACCGGGTTCTCTGCTATGGTGATGAGTCTTTCCCTCATGTTTGCGTTCGAGTTGCTGGCTGGTCGCCTGTTTGGCTGGCTGGGCTTGCTTACGGCAGCATTTATCGCCGGCCTGGGGGTCGGGGCCTGGTACAGCAGGCGACATTCTCCGCGCCGTATGCTGATTGTAACCGAGCTGGCGGTGCTGCTGGGGGGCGCTGTGCTGATTGTGCTGCCCGTGACGGCAGCATGGGCAGCAGTCCGGCTGCCTGTCGCGGTACTGCGTCTGGTGTTTTTGCTGCTGCTGCTGAGCAGCGGAGCTGTGTGCGGAGCGCAGTTCCCGGCGGCCTGCGGTGTGCTGTTCGCGCCGGATAACAACCGAACACCCGATGTTACTCACAAGCACAAACGGGCAGCTCCGGCAGGGCTGGTGTATGCCGCCGATCTGTATGGGGGTTGTCTTGGCGGTCTGTTCGGGGGGATACTGTTGGTGCCGTTATTGGGTTTTACGGGGACCGGAATCACCATTGTTGTGCTCAAAGCCTGTACGCTGATCGGGGTGACAGGTTCATCGTACGCAGTACTGCAGAAAGAGGTGGTATGATATGAATCTCTTGAAACTGATTGGCGGTGGTGCGATTCTTGCTGTTTTTCTGATGATCGGGCTGAGCGTCCGGTTCTCTTTTGGCGCGAGCCCCGCACCCTCCGATTTCGATGACGCGGTCACGGCCGGCAGCCCGGTCGAAACTGGCGATTTTACTCCAGCCTATCTGGCGCTGCATGAATCCGGAGAACTGGCTCGGCGGGCGCACACCCTGTGGTCAATGATGGAGTCCTGCACGCTCTGCCCGCGCAGCTGCGGGGTCAACCGCCTGGCCGGTCAGGTCGGCTTTTGCCGTGCCCCCGGCTCTGATCTGGTGATTGCCTCGGTGCAGCCGCACTTTGGCGAGGAACGACCCCTGGTCGGCCAGGGTGGCTCCGGTACCATCTTCTTCAGCCATTGTAATCTGCGCTGTGTCTTTTGCCAGAACTATCAGATAAGCATACTGGGCCGCGGCAATCGGGTCTCGGTGGAGCAGCTGGCCAACTCCATGCTGGAGCTGCAGCGCATTGGCAGCCAGAACATTAACGTGGTAACACCTACCCATTTTACCCCTCACATCGTTGCCGCAATCGATATCGCCGCTGCACGCGGGCTGCGGCTGCCGATAGTATGGAACACCAGTGGCTGGGAAAGCATCGAGGTGCTGGAACTGCTCGATGGAATCGTCGATATCTATCTGCCGGATTTCAAGTTTGCCGGCACCGATGAAGCACGGGAGTTTACCCGGTCGCCTACGTACCCTGAGGAAACCAGGCTGGCGATACTGGAGATGCACCGTCAGGTAGGGATAGCCCAGCCAAATGAGGACGGCATAATTCATCGCGGACTGATGATTCGCCATCTGGTAATGCCCGACAGTGCCAGCGGATCACGCGAGGTGCTTGACTGGATCGCGTCTAACCTGCCCAAAGAGACCTACGTCAACATTATGGAGCAGTACTCGCCCCATCATGAGGCCTTTGATTTTCCCCGCATCGCACGTCGGGTGACCAGGACTGAATACCAGAAAATTGTCGACCATGCTGTGGAACTCGGTCTGACAAACCTGGATGCTCGTACGGCCCGCTGGCTTCGTGAATGAATTGATGATGCCCGTCCTTGGCGCCTGACTGGTTGCGGCGGGTGCAGTGGGCGCGCCGGGGGCACGCCCATAGCGACAGGCGGCGGTGCCTATTTCGGGTGTCGCCGGTGTGTCAGCTTATATAGCTGCTGGAACATCTTGATGTCGCGCAAACGCTTCTGGCGTTCCTGCGAAACGCGTACGCTGTTAATAAGCATGATGCTCATAAGCACCAGCAGCAGAGCGAAGGGCAGGCCGGTACTTATCACGGCCGTCTGCAGGGCAGCCAGTGCCTGTTCGCCGCCGATCAGCAGCAGAACGGCGGCCACCAGACCTTCGAGTACTGCCCAGAATATCCGCTGTCCGACCGGGGTGCGGATCTTGCCGCCGGAGGTGATGTTGTTGATTACCAGCGATCCTGAGTCGCTGGATGTCACAAAGAAGAATATTACCATTACGGTGGCCAGGGTGCTCAGGACAATAGTAACAGCCCCCTGCAGGACCGGCAGGTTGAAGCGCGACAGCATCTCGAACAGGGCAACCGGGAGATTGTCCTGGACAACCGCGAACAGGGCGCCGCCGGACTGTTCGTTAATGTAAATTGCATTGCCGCCGAATACCGACATCCAGAAAAACGACAGCAGCGGCGGGATTACCATAACGGCGGTCACAAACTCGCGAATGCTGCGTCCCTTGGAGATGCGGGCAATGAACATCCCGACAAAGGGCGACCACGAGATCCACCAGGCCAGGTAAAATACCGACCAGCTGCCCTGCCAGGCGCTGCTTTCGCCCGAGCCGATAAAAAACGATGAGGTGATCAGGTCGCCGACATAGATGCCGAGCGAGTTGGTGAACAGCCGGATAATAAAGGCGGTGGGGCCTACCAGCAGCATAAATACCAGAAAGCAGGCGGCCAGTTTCATGTTGAGTTCCGAGAGGATTCTGACCCCTTTCTCGATGCCGCTTACCACCGAGATGGTGGCGATGCCGGTAACCCCGGCGATCAGGGCGATCTGGATCATGGTGCTGTAGGGCATGCCGGTCAGGAAATTCAGGCCGCTGTTGATCTGCTGGACCCCAAGTCCAAGCGAGGTTGCCAGCCCGAACAGGGTTGCCAGGATAGCCAGGATATCGATCAGGTCACCCCAGATCCCGAATACCTTTTTACCCAGCAGCGGGAAAAAGACCGAGCGCAGCGACAGCGGCAGTCCCTTGTTGTAGGCAAAGAAGGCCAGTGCTAGGGCGATGATCGTATAGATGCCCCAAGGATGTACCCCCCAGTGGAAGAAGGTGGCTGCCATAGCCGAGCTGTTGGGGTCGGCCGATGGAAAGATGGGCGGGGTCTGGGTAGCATGGTAGAGGGGTTCGCCGACCGCCCAGAACATCAGGCCGATGCCCATCCCGGCGGATATCAGCATGGAGTACCAGGCAAAGTTGGAGAACTCCGGTTTGGCATCCACCCCGCCAATCTTGACAGTACCAAGCCGTGAGAAGGCGAACAGCAGACAGACAAGAATAAAGAAATTGCTCGACAGGATGAACACCCAGTCAAAGCGGGTAATGATGAATGCCTGCACCGCAGCGAACACGGCGTTGGCCCGTTCCAGGTCGAGCATTGCCAGTCCGGCAAACAACAGGACAAAGGCGGCAGCCGCCAGGCTGACTACCGGGTTCATATCCAGTCCGAAGCGGGTAAAGTTGCGCTCGAACAGTTTCTGTTCAGCCTCACGCGCCAGCTTCTGACGCTCCTCCTGAGCAGGGTCATGAATTTCTGTGTGTTCCATGACTGGAAGTATAGATCCTGTTATTCAGGTGTCAAGATTTCGGGGAGAGGATGGAGGCGTTTATACAAACGGCGGCTCCAGCAGCTGCAGGGTTTCGGTTCCCGGGTCCAGTTCTATCGGGATGCCGTAAGGCAGGATATGCCGCGGGTCGGTGTGGCCCAGGTCCAGATTGGTAATGATATTCAGGTGGTCTGCACCAAACTCGCCGGCGACAATCCGCAGGATTTCCTGGTCGAGTTCGGCTTTCTCCTGGCTGGTGTAGCCCTTGGGGCGTGCGACCAGCAGGCCGCTGATAGCGTTGAACACGCCCTGCATACCGTAGTTTCTCAGCATGAATCCGACCTGTACGGGAGAGGGTTTGTCTTCCGAGGTTTCCAGAAACAGTACCCGGTTCTGCCAGAAATCGGGGGCGGGCCAGGCGAGGGTGGCCTTCATCATTTCCAGTACCTCGATGTTGCCGCCCCACAGGCGGCCGCTGCTTTTTGCTCCGTGCTGGATCCAGCGGTGGCCGATGTCATCGCTGCGCAGTTCCGCGACCTGGCCGATATGCTCGGCGGGACCCCAGGGCTGGTAGCTGTCGGCCCATTGCGGAAAGGGCCTCAGGGAGATGGCCTGGTTCTGCAGCAGTACCTGCTGGTACTCGGCCATTGCTTCGGGAAAATTCCGCAGATAGGAGAATCCTGCCATCACCGAAGGGCCGTGGAAGGTGACAAGCCCATGCAGGTTCAGGTAGGCCAGGAACGCGGTACTGTCGGAATAGCCCATGATCAGCTTGGGGTTGGCTTTTATGGCGTCCAGATCCAGGAAGGGCAGGATGCGGATCGAGTCATCGCCGCCAATAGAGGTAATGATGCCGCGAACCTTCGGATCGGCAAAGGCGTCGTTGATGTCGCGGGCCCTGAGTTCCGGATGCTGGTAGATGGTATCGGCGGGCATGCGAGCCGTCGGGAACTCACGGACGCGCAGGCCAAAATCCTCCTGGAGGCAGCGTACCCCGTTGTCGAACACATCCGGAAAGTATGAGGGGCCGCCCCAGGATGGCGAGACAAGGGCGATAGTGTCCCCAGACTGGAGTCTCTGCGGTTTGATCATGGGGTATTCTACTGGCTGTTCCGCCATTCGACAATGCGGTGGGCAATCTCTGCATAGGCTATCGCAGAGAGGTGCAGGTCGTCACTGGCCACCAGTTCCGGGCGATCGAGTCCCTGCCGGCTGAGTCCGGTGATGTCCAGAAA comes from the Spirochaeta africana DSM 8902 genome and includes:
- a CDS encoding alpha-amylase domain-containing protein; translation: MRVYKYTVIWVFLAFLTAACSNPLQQASVQQDDSIPQSRTAQGSLPNIPDHMVNDTMYQFFYWDSYPGLWSQITSSNTHLNRKAHELANAGITAVWLPPAAKGMAGGFSVGYDVYDFWDLGEFDQKGTVGTRYGTRGQLEHAVSYLSNLGIDSYYDVVFNHRMGADSQQYVPGHGNVWTNFDLQGRAHHYTQSRWGYLYHDIVWDWTAFNGIDGQLFPDKWWGNTFHDPYLMGNDVDYNRQDIRHEMKAWGEWIINDIGFAGFRMDAVAHVDSDFVRRWVNHVQWATDQDIFYVAEAWVNDVGGYLDHVGTGHLNAFDFSLRDDFVALSSGSKDMRWWGGLLNSPYGDRAVTFVDNHDTSREGNPYNSPQVINYKNQAYAYILMRDRGVPTVFARDYDEFGMAPTLKKLIEARRYFAYGPGHEYSGNQQHMYAYVREGLSDVPGTGLVMLLSGRDWGNQESYWINSRQPHTEFYDYTGNVSGTVTTNEHGYGNFPVNITEGTGWSIWVPRTNSLTDISGNWAINQISYLYQNNYIQGYPDGTYQPDGQLTRAEFAAFIASVLDPAAKPEYANRTFTDTSGHWAEQVILQAARAGYIAGYPDGTFRPQETLSKLHATIALANGLGMSGGNGINLGSYLTDAHTIPTWARGSVKNALANNLLVNYPLVNRFSPNVAIDRASIAALFYQVLVYQGTAPTLDSPYILTP
- a CDS encoding phytoene desaturase family protein, translated to MKKITIIGGGIGGLSAGIYAQLNGFDSVILEKLSQPGGQCTGWDRKGYHIDGCIHWLSGTKPGSELNRIWKEVGALEGVEIIHPDSFMCFEQDGQHAEIFRDLDKLERSWCELAPDDAEFIREFCRDVRSLQGFAMPVDKPSDMMGPLERIRMLLSMKEAGRVLGKYGKMSLPQLAGRFGSPALREGLGSMAPKEYNAAMIFFAIAGFTNDDASIPAGGSLALARRMAERYRQLGGRLETGCEVAELEISGRQVNAVIDKKGRRWDGDHFIAACDAHFVYHTLLQGRYNDKAYEKRFRQPDRYPLASEVMVAVGFKGLMSEVGDTGIPWSLNFPIDPITVGASPIERLTLKHFSHEPEFAPPGHSLLVFDINQFHTDYDAWAAMDTRSYKSEKQRVGQAVIAATEKRFPELRGRLELLDVATPRTYQRYCNAWRGAFMAFFPSVQGKMMEHNGRIKGLNNFVLSGQWLQPPGGLPIALTTGRNSIMRLCRQLRKPFKS
- a CDS encoding TetR/AcrR family transcriptional regulator, which produces MPPRVRFERQEIIEAAFALAKTEGLDAITARRVAAALGSSVAPLYAQFTTIDHLVEAVVQHTLGISQEFLEREQRLAAARDRQSSTFEVIGRASLAFAREYPVLMRELVLKPNPWLPASEQQDQQLIDLMGDDPELADWDRDERKRLLLQMRAFQLGLTLMTVNQQVPDWAHEIDLEELLMETGAELVLARQQSNNRREQ
- a CDS encoding sulfite exporter TauE/SafE family protein — encoded protein: MMARLNSDWRGGVQTALLFGIGKVIALSVYGGLAALLGLLVYDLLHHAWISLIAGMVVAAVGVWFLFKSGSCSCSARRGSPLLLGLVDGVVPCAATTGFILFISTQGYSLVSGLLSGMAFGVGTSTGPVLLVSGLAPRVWKRLAGRRHAQLVLRGVGAAVFFAWALLILVGGWV
- a CDS encoding spermidine synthase, whose protein sequence is MMLQSHKMHIAAGVMGFSGLLAQMLLLRELLIVFTGNELSIGLILTGWLAAEALGALIGRRLTVRQLDDRTLQDRPQQDRPLAERPLPDSRPWLLRRYVLMAAGFGLALVPAIWLVRSIKPWLGISVGTVPGLGPVAGLGLLIMLPVGLTHGALFSLACGAAGDRAGRAQGDHSSSIYIMESAGTVIAGVVWTLVLVHWINAFQVAFGVLAINAALVVYLWRPAGARLQISPKAAALAGTAVLGCVVLAGVGSAWLQDISVAALWQNQQVVHYENSRHRNIVVTDNQGQFTFFTDGSPAFSMPEPDSDLVEALVHIPMIAHQQPERVLLIGGGAGGYLDAVLQHPSVRQVEYHELDPRMLQLQRDFAAGDAVSGIDDERVRARAVDSRVAIRGDTRGFDVIFSRYVDPANLHSSRYFSLEFFRLAARQLNEDGMLVLGFPGLVGHLNQPLQALAAVSYRGLQQYFPYVRAFPGGSESFLVASFDPVITVLDADAFGSRLRQRGMLDAVAVPWHIEQRLHPRWHGWFLDFVHGDDAGGSLVSRDFRPLALFLSLAHWSSLNAPVAGRVLEYLYTVHPVLIVLGVLLVLLVPVLLMTRRSPGHYRRVIPAVTGTGFSAMVMSLSLMFAFELLAGRLFGWLGLLTAAFIAGLGVGAWYSRRHSPRRMLIVTELAVLLGGAVLIVLPVTAAWAAVRLPVAVLRLVFLLLLLSSGAVCGAQFPAACGVLFAPDNNRTPDVTHKHKRAAPAGLVYAADLYGGCLGGLFGGILLVPLLGFTGTGITIVVLKACTLIGVTGSSYAVLQKEVV
- a CDS encoding radical SAM protein, encoding MNLLKLIGGGAILAVFLMIGLSVRFSFGASPAPSDFDDAVTAGSPVETGDFTPAYLALHESGELARRAHTLWSMMESCTLCPRSCGVNRLAGQVGFCRAPGSDLVIASVQPHFGEERPLVGQGGSGTIFFSHCNLRCVFCQNYQISILGRGNRVSVEQLANSMLELQRIGSQNINVVTPTHFTPHIVAAIDIAAARGLRLPIVWNTSGWESIEVLELLDGIVDIYLPDFKFAGTDEAREFTRSPTYPEETRLAILEMHRQVGIAQPNEDGIIHRGLMIRHLVMPDSASGSREVLDWIASNLPKETYVNIMEQYSPHHEAFDFPRIARRVTRTEYQKIVDHAVELGLTNLDARTARWLRE
- a CDS encoding BCCT family transporter, which produces MEHTEIHDPAQEERQKLAREAEQKLFERNFTRFGLDMNPVVSLAAAAFVLLFAGLAMLDLERANAVFAAVQAFIITRFDWVFILSSNFFILVCLLFAFSRLGTVKIGGVDAKPEFSNFAWYSMLISAGMGIGLMFWAVGEPLYHATQTPPIFPSADPNSSAMAATFFHWGVHPWGIYTIIALALAFFAYNKGLPLSLRSVFFPLLGKKVFGIWGDLIDILAILATLFGLATSLGLGVQQINSGLNFLTGMPYSTMIQIALIAGVTGIATISVVSGIEKGVRILSELNMKLAACFLVFMLLVGPTAFIIRLFTNSLGIYVGDLITSSFFIGSGESSAWQGSWSVFYLAWWISWSPFVGMFIARISKGRSIREFVTAVMVIPPLLSFFWMSVFGGNAIYINEQSGGALFAVVQDNLPVALFEMLSRFNLPVLQGAVTIVLSTLATVMVIFFFVTSSDSGSLVINNITSGGKIRTPVGQRIFWAVLEGLVAAVLLLIGGEQALAALQTAVISTGLPFALLLVLMSIMLINSVRVSQERQKRLRDIKMFQQLYKLTHRRHPK
- a CDS encoding S66 family peptidase, with the protein product MIKPQRLQSGDTIALVSPSWGGPSYFPDVFDNGVRCLQEDFGLRVREFPTARMPADTIYQHPELRARDINDAFADPKVRGIITSIGGDDSIRILPFLDLDAIKANPKLIMGYSDSTAFLAYLNLHGLVTFHGPSVMAGFSYLRNFPEAMAEYQQVLLQNQAISLRPFPQWADSYQPWGPAEHIGQVAELRSDDIGHRWIQHGAKSSGRLWGGNIEVLEMMKATLAWPAPDFWQNRVLFLETSEDKPSPVQVGFMLRNYGMQGVFNAISGLLVARPKGYTSQEKAELDQEILRIVAGEFGADHLNIITNLDLGHTDPRHILPYGIPIELDPGTETLQLLEPPFV